GGCAGTTCATGATCACAAAGGTAGCCCTATCCTATATGGTACTCACATGCATCTTTTTGGTTTATTATTACAGTATATATTAGGTGCATGCATTACTCTTACTTAATTGGTTGATTCTGCATATATTAACCTCTCTGACCCGACAACAACGTATGGTAGGCATGGTTTTGGGTACCGGGCGGAATATTCGGATACCGTCCGGTATCCGCGTTTCTCGCAACCCCAGGAGAACCATATGTACCAAgcgatttttttttgatttttttgaatttaagCTCTGATAGTTAGATTAGATATGTTAGGAACTTAAAGAGAACATCTACCCTGCCGCGGCGCAATGGTTAACGTGGGCTTATTAACTATAGTCCTGTGGTATTTGTTGTTTTACACAATTTTTAGGATAAAAAGGAAGATGATGTAGAAATAAAGGAGGCCGGCGAGTTTTGATCTAGCAACCTGCAAGCAACAGAAGCACATATACGAACTAACCACTATGCCAGTTGGTCGCTGTTATAAATATTGAGCCCAGAGCTTATCTATAGAAgataaaaaaattgaattcaaattTCATCCGAAATTTTTCCGGGATTTTGTGGTAACCGAGAATTCCAGTGCCCCGCAAGAAAAAACATGCACTCGGGATCCAAATCCTTGATGGTAGGCATATCATCATTATATATATGAAGAAAGAGAGACTCGCTCGTGGTATCATATATATCATAGCCTCTAattcaagaaagaaagaaaaattaatttgattgatctcatgcatgcaTGTGTTCTTCTCCCAATGGATATGATCCTACAAAAATAATACTCTAAGTGATGTTGTCTAAAATATAACCCCAATCCCGatggtatgtactccctccgtttcgttatgtaaggtgtattattttcggcacggtgaccaaggcacgGAATTATAGACATGTTAGAACTAAATTACCCTTGGCAAATTATTGATTAGTGGTAAGTAAATCAATTAGTCCAGAAAATTAAGAGATGCATGCAATCAACAGAGAGATACTTTCCTTCTTTTGCTACAAAGAGAGATACAGACAATCAGGAGAGAGATACATTCCATTTTTCTGGAGGGCTAACAAAGGGATTatgaggaattagaagaaatgcaccttacattctgaaattttatcaaaaaacaaatgcaccttatataaagaaacggagggagtactatgtaatgtATCCATGGGGGAGATATATAGTATGATGTGCATTTTTGATATACAAAGGATGGAGCAATTAGTGTGTCTCTTGTTAATCCATGTTTGCCTATTAATTTCTCAAAGAAAGCAAGATAGAtagatatatgtatgtatgtatgtatgtatgtatgtatgttataAACGGAGAGAAATTTGAAGCTAACAAACTGAAAGAAAGTTGGACATGATGATCACACTTAAAAGCTTTAGCTCGCATCCGGCAATTGATGCAGTACAGGATGTCTCCCTTCGTGAATTCGAGGAGTGGCACCGACACGGCGGCGATGGCGATGGCGAGCTCGGGCACAGAGAAAAGAAAAATAACGGCGGCGATGCGAAGGTGGCTGGCGGTGGCGAACTCGACCCCGGCGCTGCTCCACGGGTTCCTGGTGTTCGAGGTGTCATGGCGGGACGTGCACGGCATCAACTACTACAACGACCTGCTCACTGACACGTCCCTCGCCCTGGAGGCGCGCTACCTCAACAAGTGGGAGTTTTACAGCGCCGAGCAGGCCGCCGGGTGCGCGTCTGAGTGGTTCCTCGGCCGCGCCTCCGAGACGCACTCCCTCCGAGGGTACCTCCTCCActatcaccaccaccatcatcgtcctcgtcctcgtcaccATCATCGCTCCTCCTCCGCGGCGTCCGCCGGAGAAGAGGAACACGCTCGCGACGACGTTATGAATACGATGGCGGCCAGCAGCAGCGGCGACGAGAGGTGCACGCCCACgttgaggaggaggatgagctGGCGGAGCAGGGCTAGGAGGAAGAACCTACAGCAGCAGCAACACACCGatcgcgacgaggaggaggaggaggaggagaaggagcatGATGATGAAGGGCGGGTTCCCATGCATATGCATATGCAGCAGTATAGGTACAGCGACACCCTGCTCCTGTTTCGGTCCCGGGACGCGGCGCTGCCGTTCAAGCTCCGGCAGATCATCACGTCGGACATCCGGCTGCTCACGCTGCTCGAGTCTGGGCTGCCGTCGTGGGTCATCTTCCTGCAGTCGTACCCGGTGCTGTGCCACATGTACCGGCCCTGGATGCGGCCCCTGGCGCGGAGCCTCTACGTCATGGCCTCCCTCGTCACCGTCATCATCGGCTTCTACGACCTGTACAAGAACGTGCCACTGCTCAAGTCGGCGGCGGCGCGCATCTGCGGCCCGCTCTTCGAGTGGATCGAGACGTGGGACATGGTCACCCGCATCCAGTACCTGGGCACCATCCTCTTCCTCCGCAACCTGCGCAAGTTCATGCAGGGGCTGCTCGCGCTCCTGCACGCCGCCAGGGCACTGCTCCGTGTTATGCTCGCTCCATTGGCCGACCTAGGCTTGTGTCAGCTGCTTGCCACACTGGTTGTCCTAGCCTCACACGTGTGGCGCCTGGTGGTCGACCTGGCAGAGGTGGTGTGGGCGCCGTTCGACGTCGTGCTCGACTGCGTCGCCGGATTGGTCACAACCTTGTGGCCGGTGCTCAAGGTGGTGGTGTTGCCAGCGAGGTTTGCGGTGGCGGTCGCAGCGTGCGCGGGGTCCGTCTTGTCCAATAGCTACAACTTCTTCAAGGACATCTGGGAGACTCTGAGTAGCATCTTCGAGCTCAACCACATGTCGGAGGCGCAACAAAGCGCCTTCGACATGACCACGCTCAAGACGCTATGGAATGACCTCTTCTCGCAGATCTTCCGGGCCATCAGGGGCATCCTCAATGGCATCC
The sequence above is a segment of the Triticum dicoccoides isolate Atlit2015 ecotype Zavitan chromosome 1A, WEW_v2.0, whole genome shotgun sequence genome. Coding sequences within it:
- the LOC119357288 gene encoding uncharacterized protein LOC119357288 translates to MAMASSGTEKRKITAAMRRWLAVANSTPALLHGFLVFEVSWRDVHGINYYNDLLTDTSLALEARYLNKWEFYSAEQAAGCASEWFLGRASETHSLRGYLLHYHHHHHRPRPRHHHRSSSAASAGEEEHARDDVMNTMAASSSGDERCTPTLRRRMSWRSRARRKNLQQQQHTDRDEEEEEEEKEHDDEGRVPMHMHMQQYRYSDTLLLFRSRDAALPFKLRQIITSDIRLLTLLESGLPSWVIFLQSYPVLCHMYRPWMRPLARSLYVMASLVTVIIGFYDLYKNVPLLKSAAARICGPLFEWIETWDMVTRIQYLGTILFLRNLRKFMQGLLALLHAARALLRVMLAPLADLGLCQLLATLVVLASHVWRLVVDLAEVVWAPFDVVLDCVAGLVTTLWPVLKVVVLPARFAVAVAACAGSVLSNSYNFFKDIWETLSSIFELNHMSEAQQSAFDMTTLKTLWNDLFSQIFRAIRGILNGILVFFYACNRHRLSIYNHAQTRLRHMLRVTRLAPKQHASCHCSSTKHPNHEDAPVECDVCK